One Comamonas sp. 26 genomic region harbors:
- a CDS encoding ABC transporter ATP-binding protein, with protein MPAVSFQSVSKTYRTPKGDFQALNSVSLDIEEGEFFGLLGPNGAGKTTMISILAGLARASGGRVLVQGSDVQANFSDARRKLGIVPQELVFDPFFNVREALQFQSGYFGVKNNDDWIDELLDSLGLTDKAHSNMRQLSGGMKRRVLVAQALVHKPPIIVLDEPTAGVDVELRQTLWHFIAKLNKQGHTVLLTTHYLEEAEALCSRVAMLKRGEIIKLSPMSELLKSASSNVLQFKTDSALPKAVADRARVTGRIVQIPAAHAGDVEQLLAALRQGGVTPEDVEIRRADLEDVFIHIMNEGSMTAAAAGGVA; from the coding sequence ATGCCCGCAGTCTCATTCCAATCAGTCTCCAAGACCTACCGAACCCCTAAGGGGGATTTTCAGGCGCTCAATTCCGTAAGCCTGGATATCGAGGAAGGTGAATTCTTCGGTCTTCTCGGCCCCAATGGCGCGGGAAAGACCACGATGATCAGCATTCTGGCTGGACTGGCACGCGCCTCTGGCGGGCGTGTGCTGGTGCAGGGCAGCGATGTTCAGGCCAATTTCTCGGATGCGCGCCGCAAACTGGGCATCGTGCCTCAGGAGCTGGTGTTCGATCCCTTCTTCAATGTGCGCGAGGCGCTGCAGTTTCAGTCTGGTTATTTCGGCGTCAAAAACAATGACGACTGGATTGACGAGCTGCTCGACAGCCTGGGCCTGACAGACAAGGCGCACAGCAATATGCGTCAGCTTTCTGGCGGCATGAAGCGCCGTGTGCTGGTCGCGCAGGCGCTGGTGCACAAACCGCCCATCATCGTGCTCGATGAACCCACGGCGGGTGTGGATGTGGAGCTGCGCCAGACGCTTTGGCATTTCATCGCCAAGCTCAACAAGCAGGGCCACACGGTCCTGCTTACCACCCATTACCTGGAAGAGGCCGAGGCGCTGTGCAGCCGCGTGGCCATGCTCAAGCGCGGCGAGATCATCAAGCTTTCGCCCATGAGCGAGCTGCTCAAATCGGCTTCCAGCAACGTTCTTCAATTCAAGACTGATAGCGCCTTGCCCAAGGCTGTGGCCGATCGCGCCCGGGTTACGGGCCGAATCGTGCAGATTCCTGCAGCCCATGCAGGCGATGTGGAGCAGTTGCTGGCCGCTTTGCGCCAGGGCGGCGTGACGCCTGAAGATGTGGAAATTCGCCGTGCAGATCTGGAAGATGTGTTCATCCACATCATGAATGAAGGCTCTATGACAGCAGCTGCGGCTGGAGGTGTGGCATGA
- the murA gene encoding UDP-N-acetylglucosamine 1-carboxyvinyltransferase yields MDKLKIHGGRPLQGEVLISGAKNAALPEMCAALLTNEPVHLHNVPRLHDVATMRKLLNNMGVTTETHGERGGISFVAPDSLMPEAPYELVKTMRASVLALGPLLARFGKAKVSLPGGCAIGSRPVDQHIKGLQSMGAVITVENGYMHASLPEGWTKLKGARITTDMVTVTGTENFLMAAALADGETVLENAAMEPEISDLAEMLIKMGAQITGQGTSRITIQGVDKLHGCEHDVVADRIEAGTFLCAVAATGGEALLRHARADHLGAVIDKLKEAGVKVESVQGGLKVSSDGKLKAQSFRTTEYPGFPTDMQAQFMALNLVAEGTSVVTETIFENRFMHVNEMVRLGARIITDGRVASIEGGKRLSGAIVMATDLRASASLVIAGLVAEGETLVDRIYHLDRGYDRMEEKLRALGADIERVSE; encoded by the coding sequence ATGGACAAACTCAAGATCCACGGTGGTCGTCCCCTCCAGGGCGAAGTGCTGATTTCTGGCGCCAAAAACGCCGCTCTGCCTGAGATGTGCGCAGCACTGCTCACCAACGAGCCCGTCCACCTGCACAACGTGCCCCGTCTGCATGACGTGGCCACCATGCGTAAGTTGCTTAACAACATGGGTGTGACGACCGAGACCCATGGCGAGCGCGGCGGCATCAGCTTTGTCGCCCCCGACAGCCTGATGCCCGAAGCCCCTTACGAGCTGGTCAAGACCATGCGCGCCTCGGTGCTGGCTCTGGGCCCGCTGCTGGCCCGCTTTGGCAAGGCCAAGGTGTCGCTGCCCGGCGGCTGCGCGATTGGCTCGCGCCCGGTGGATCAGCACATCAAGGGCTTGCAGTCCATGGGTGCCGTCATCACCGTGGAAAACGGTTACATGCACGCCAGCCTGCCTGAAGGCTGGACAAAGCTGAAGGGCGCGCGCATCACCACCGACATGGTGACCGTGACCGGCACCGAGAACTTCCTGATGGCTGCCGCGCTGGCGGATGGCGAGACCGTGCTGGAAAACGCTGCCATGGAGCCCGAAATCAGCGATCTGGCCGAGATGCTGATCAAGATGGGGGCCCAGATCACGGGTCAGGGCACCAGCCGCATCACTATCCAGGGCGTGGACAAGCTGCACGGCTGCGAGCACGACGTGGTGGCCGACCGTATTGAAGCGGGCACCTTCCTGTGCGCCGTGGCGGCCACCGGTGGCGAGGCGCTGCTGCGCCATGCACGAGCCGACCACCTGGGAGCGGTCATCGACAAGCTGAAAGAAGCGGGCGTCAAGGTGGAGTCTGTGCAAGGCGGCCTGAAGGTGAGCTCTGATGGCAAGCTGAAGGCGCAGAGCTTCCGCACCACCGAGTACCCGGGCTTCCCCACCGATATGCAGGCCCAGTTCATGGCCCTGAATCTGGTGGCCGAAGGCACCAGCGTGGTGACCGAAACCATCTTTGAAAACCGCTTCATGCACGTCAATGAGATGGTGCGCCTGGGCGCACGCATCATCACCGATGGTCGCGTGGCCAGTATCGAAGGCGGTAAGCGCCTGTCTGGTGCCATCGTGATGGCGACCGATCTGCGCGCTTCTGCCAGTCTGGTCATTGCCGGTCTGGTGGCTGAAGGTGAAACGCTGGTGGACCGCATTTATCACCTGGACCGTGGCTACGACCGCATGGAAGAGAAGCTGCGTGCACTGGGCGCTGATATCGAGAGAGTTTCAGAATGA
- the hisG gene encoding ATP phosphoribosyltransferase: MTITIALSKGRIFEETVPLLAAAGIEVTEDVEKSRKLIFDTNRPDVRVVLVRASDVPVYVQYGGADLGVSGLDSLIEHGGQGLYQPLDLQIAKCRVSVAVRNGFDYQHAVKQGARLRIATKYTEIARNFFAQKGVHVDMVKLYGSMELAPLTGMADAIVDLVSTGNTLKANDLVEVESIIDISSRLVVNQASLKLKQAPLRHIIDAFAQAVAAKNN, translated from the coding sequence ATGACGATCACTATTGCTCTCTCCAAGGGCCGTATCTTTGAAGAAACCGTGCCCTTGCTGGCTGCCGCTGGCATCGAGGTGACGGAAGACGTGGAAAAGTCGCGCAAGCTGATTTTTGACACCAACCGTCCCGATGTGCGCGTGGTGCTGGTGCGTGCGTCTGATGTGCCTGTGTATGTGCAGTATGGCGGTGCGGATCTGGGCGTGTCCGGCCTGGACTCGCTGATCGAGCATGGCGGCCAGGGCCTGTACCAGCCGCTGGACCTGCAGATCGCCAAGTGCCGCGTCAGCGTGGCTGTGCGCAATGGTTTTGATTACCAGCACGCCGTCAAGCAAGGTGCGCGCCTGCGCATTGCCACCAAGTACACCGAGATTGCGCGCAACTTCTTTGCGCAAAAGGGTGTGCACGTGGACATGGTCAAGCTCTACGGCTCGATGGAGCTGGCACCGCTGACCGGCATGGCCGACGCCATTGTTGACCTGGTTTCCACCGGCAACACCCTCAAGGCCAATGATCTGGTCGAGGTGGAGTCCATCATTGACATCAGCTCGCGTTTGGTCGTCAACCAGGCCTCGCTCAAGCTCAAGCAAGCTCCGCTGCGCCACATCATTGATGCGTTTGCGCAAGCCGTCGCCGCCAAAAACAACTGA
- a CDS encoding ABC transporter permease encodes MNGWQTLLKKEVLRFWKVSFQTVAAPVLTAVLYLLVFGHVLDGRVMVYDRIPYTAFLIPGLVMMSMLQNAFANSSSSLVQSKIMGSLVFVLLTPLSHWAWFSAYVGAAILRGLLVGFGVFVVTLFFAVPDFAAPLWILVFGFLGCALMGTLGVIAGLWAEKFDQMAAFQNFLIMPLTFLSGVFYSVHSLPGFWQAVSHVNPFFYMIDGFRYGFFGQSDVSPWLSFAIVGGAWLAVSALAVHLLRIGYKIRN; translated from the coding sequence ATGAACGGCTGGCAAACCCTGCTCAAGAAGGAAGTGCTGCGTTTCTGGAAGGTGAGCTTTCAGACCGTTGCAGCCCCTGTGCTCACGGCCGTGCTGTATCTGCTGGTCTTCGGTCATGTGCTCGACGGCCGCGTCATGGTCTACGACCGCATTCCCTACACCGCGTTTCTGATTCCCGGGCTGGTGATGATGAGCATGTTGCAAAACGCGTTTGCCAACAGCTCCTCCAGCCTGGTGCAGAGCAAGATCATGGGCTCGCTGGTGTTTGTGCTGCTCACGCCGCTGTCGCACTGGGCCTGGTTCAGTGCCTATGTGGGCGCGGCGATTCTGCGCGGCCTGCTGGTGGGCTTTGGCGTGTTCGTGGTCACGCTGTTCTTTGCCGTGCCCGACTTTGCCGCGCCGCTGTGGATTCTGGTCTTCGGCTTTCTGGGCTGTGCGCTGATGGGCACGCTGGGTGTCATCGCCGGACTCTGGGCCGAAAAGTTCGACCAGATGGCTGCGTTTCAGAACTTTCTGATCATGCCGCTGACCTTTCTGTCGGGCGTGTTCTATTCCGTGCATTCGCTGCCCGGCTTCTGGCAGGCGGTCAGCCATGTCAACCCGTTCTTCTACATGATCGACGGTTTCCGCTACGGCTTCTTTGGGCAGAGCGATGTCTCGCCCTGGCTGAGCTTTGCCATTGTGGGCGGAGCCTGGCTGGCCGTGAGCGCGCTGGCCGTGCATCTGCTGCGCATTGGCTACAAGATTCGTAACTGA
- a CDS encoding lipid asymmetry maintenance protein MlaB translates to MAKSATNSLQLPKELTYRQGRDCLQRLRPLVIGHADSQVVVDASAVKVFDSAALAVLLACRRAAQEVGKQLIVSGLPKGLQSMATLYGVDNLLLPPLVPGADAAIKQG, encoded by the coding sequence ATGGCCAAGTCTGCTACCAACTCTTTGCAATTGCCCAAGGAACTGACCTACCGTCAGGGGCGTGATTGCCTGCAGCGTCTGCGACCTCTGGTCATAGGCCATGCAGACTCGCAGGTGGTGGTGGATGCCAGCGCCGTCAAGGTTTTTGACTCTGCGGCTCTGGCCGTGCTGCTGGCCTGCCGCCGCGCGGCGCAGGAAGTGGGAAAGCAGCTGATCGTCAGCGGCCTGCCCAAGGGGCTGCAGTCCATGGCCACCCTGTATGGGGTTGATAATTTGTTGCTGCCGCCCCTTGTGCCGGGCGCAGACGCTGCCATCAAGCAGGGTTAG
- a CDS encoding BolA family protein — MTADQLKDLITAGLPCEHIALEGDGRHWFATIVSTSFEGQRPLGRQRMVYGTLGNRIATDEVHALSMKTFTPAEWAAAQA, encoded by the coding sequence ATGACTGCAGACCAACTCAAAGACCTGATCACCGCCGGCCTGCCCTGCGAGCATATTGCACTGGAAGGCGATGGCCGACATTGGTTTGCCACCATCGTTTCGACCAGCTTTGAAGGTCAGCGCCCGCTGGGCCGTCAGCGCATGGTCTATGGCACGCTGGGCAACCGCATTGCGACGGATGAAGTCCATGCGCTGTCGATGAAGACATTTACGCCCGCTGAGTGGGCTGCTGCCCAGGCCTGA